The Marinobacter szutsaonensis sequence GGTGGGGCCCTTGATCAGCACAGGCAGGCCGTTGTCGGCCGCGGCCTGAAAAAGTTCGATCTCATTGCCAACCGGTTGATAAAACGTCATTGGGAAACTTCCTCTGAATTCAGGCCCTCAGGCCTGCCAAAACCATGAACCCACTCGGGAAAAACCGCGAAGATCTGGCGGTCACCGCTCCGGGTGAGCCCTGTAAAAGCATCCTCGCAGAGCAGCGCCGACATGTTCCAGCCCGCGCCCCGATACCATCCGCCTGCCGAAACGGGCTTGCCGGCCCAGGTAACAACCAGGCCATTTTTCTCCAGCATCGGCTCAACAAAGCCCGCCTCCGACACCGCCGCATGGGTGTTATTGTGCAGTAACAGACCCAGCGCCGAGCTGTAGTCCCCGGCTTCATAAATCTGCTGCCGTGCCGGCTTTACGCCCACTTTCGCCAGTGCTGCCAGGGCCAACCGGGAACCCAGCGGATCCGGACCTGCCACTGTCGCCAGGTCTCGCCCGTCCAGGTCGGCAATTGAACCTACCCCCGCCGTTCGGCGGGTCACCCAGACAGGCGTGGGCCGATTACCATTCCGGTTGGTTGCCACCAGCACGGGCTCATTGCCGGACCCGGTCTCACCAAGCCGATACTCGAGCACGACATCCTGTTCAGGCTCACCAAACCGCACGTCCGCAGAACAGCCGGCCTGTGCCAGAAAACTGGTCAGACGGTGGCGAGCGACGGCGGTTACCTTCGTGACAGACTCGATGCTGATTCCCAATGGCGACGGAGCTCCGGCTGCAGCAGGGCCCCCCGACACCGCCATGCCAAACGCCAGTGCCAGAGCAGCCCGGCCCTCATGACAGTTACAGACCAAGCGCATGGGCCCGGCTGGTAAAGAAGATGCCACTGGGCTTCTCCGCATCGAGCGTCGCCACCGGCTCCAGGGTCCGGGTGCTGTACACCGTCACCCGGTTGCTGTCCCGGGCAGAAACCCACACCTCTTCGCCCCGGGGCGTAAACTCCATATGCAGTACCGCCTCACCGGGTGCCAGGGTACGGATGATCTTTCGGCTCTGGCTGTCGATCACCTGGACAACGTCATTCTTCGGATGGGCAAAACTGACCCAGATCTGCCGGTTGTCGGGGCTGGCCATCACGAACACCGGCTGACCCTGCACCGGAATCCGGTCCACCAGTGACCAGTCATCCATCTTCGCCACCAGCACCTGGTGGTGTCCCACCGCCGGGAAAAACGCACGGCCATCGGCGATGGCCCAGCCTTCCAGGTGGGGCATCTTGTACACCGGCAGTTTCTGTTCGCCCTTGCCATAATCCGGCAGGATCTCGGTTACCCCCTGCTCCGGATTCCACAGATCCAGCAAGGACAAGCCGTCTTCGCCGAAGAGACCGGCAATATAGTGGCGGCCATCCGGGGTAATCAGTGCATCGTAGGGGGCATCACCGGCGTCGAATCTGCGAACCGCCGGCTCGGGAGCGGCCATATCGAGGGTCCAGATCTGGTCCGCATCAAACAGGCTGAAGACAAACCGGTTGCCCGGCGCATCCACCAGCCCAACAGTCTTGGATTGCACTGTCTTGCCCTCGGCGTCGGAGTAGCTGGCCGGAATGTTCATCACCAGCTCCAGGGTCTCGCTATCAAAAACCTTCACGCCACCCGGTTCGTAATTGGAAACCGCCACGAACCGGCCATCCTGGGAAATAGCACCTCCAATGCTGTTGCCCGACTGGATCACGCGGTTGACGATTGCGCGGGTCAACAGATCCACCTTGGTCAGCCCGCCATCGCGGCCGAACACATAGCCATAGCGGCCGTCCCGGGAGTACACCACCGAGGCGTGGGAGAGGTCTCCGAGCCCTTCAACCCGCCCTAGCAGTGTATGCCGAGAGGTATTGATCACCAGGACCGAGCCGGTCGCACGCTCGATGATCAGCCCGAGATCACCGGTGCCCATCGGTTCATGCGGTGGTAAGGCAGGAGTGAACACCTGGCAGCCTGTGAGCCCCACCATCAGGAGCACTATCAGTAACAGACGATGGCAAACGTGTCCGGGACGATCCATTGCTTGGCGAACCTCCGAGTGGGTCATTGTTGTAAAACCAGGGTCCCGGCCTTTAACTGCCGACTGATCCAGTCAATTTCTTCCGGCGCCAGAAGAGGCTTCCAGGGCGGCATGGCGGTGTCCGGAACCCCCTCTCGGATGATCGCCGCGATGGCTTCGGCAGGCAGCCGTTCCAGATTCTCGGGGCGCAGAGCAGGCCCCAGTCCACCCTTGAGAGTCATGCCATGGCAGGATCCGCAATCCTGCAACACCAGGTTGGCCAGGTCCGATTGGGTGCGGGATTCCGCGCCGGTGACCGGCGTCAGCAGCAGGGAACAAACCGCAAGGAGACTCAGCTCCCGCTTCCAGCCTTTACGCCTGCCCATCGCTCCGCTCCCGTTTTCAGATTTGCAGGAATCATGGTCGCAACGCCGTATTGCGTCATCCTTGATATTGATTAAAAGAGGAGCGCAATACCATTGGTCATTGGAAATACCCACTGAGGGGTAGTCGGACCACAAATAACATTCATCTGATATTAATCAATGTTCATGAAGCTCAAGAAGCGAAATCTAAAGGGACTCTTAAATCCAAGGAGAGAACCTGATGAGAGTATCGCGCATAATCTTCAAACCCCTGGCTCTGGCGGTGGCCGTCGCGTCGTTTGGCGCCCTGGCTGCCACTGACGCCACGAAACATCCCGATGATCCAGCATCCACCGCCTATGAAGGCACGCCCAGTACCGTAGAGCCCGGCTCGGCCAAGGTTGTCCGCTCGCCCGGAGCACCCGACCTGACCGATGCCGAGTTCGAAAAAGCCAAGAAAATCTATTTTCAGCGCTGCGCCGGTTGTCACGGCGTTCTCCGCAAGGGTGCCACCGGCAAACCCCTGACGCCGGACATCACCCAGGAACGGGGCATCGATTACCTCAAGGCCTTCATCAGTTACGGTTCACCGGCGGGCATGCCGAACTGGCTGACCTCGGGCGACCTGACCGAGGACGAAGTGGAGCTGATGGCGAAGTACGTCATGCACGAGCCGCCCCAGCCACCCGAGTACAGCCTTGAAGACATGAAGGCCACTTGGGAGGTTGTCGTTCCGCCGGAGAAGCGCCCCACCAAACAGATGAACGACCTGAACCTGAAAAACCTGTTCAGTGTGACCCTGCGGGATGCCGGCCAGATTGCCCTGATTGATGGTGACACTTACGAGATTGCACACATCATCAATACCGGTTATGCCGTCCACATCTCCAGGATGTCCGCCTCCGGCCGCTACCTGTTCGTGATCGGCCGGGACGCGCTGGTGAACATGGTGGACCTGTGGATGGAAGAGCCGGATACCGTCGCCAAGATAAAGGTCGGTATGGAGGCGCGGTCCGTGGAAACCTCCAAGTACAAGGGCTATGAAGATAAGTACGCCATTGCCGGCACTTACTGGCCACCCCAGTTCGTGATCATGGACGGCGAGACCCTGGAGCCGAAGAAGATTGTCGGCACCCGGGGCATGACCGTGGGCGCCCAGGAATACCACCCTGAACCTCGGGTGGCGGCCATCGTGGCCTCCCACGAGCATCCCGAGTTCATCGTCAACGTCAAGGAAACCGGCAAGATCATGCTGGTGAATTACGAGGACCTGGACAACATGAGCGTCACCACCATCGACGCCGCCCGGTTCCTGCATGACGGTGGCTGGGACAGCAGCATGCGCTACTTCCTCACCGCCGCCAACCAGTCCGACAAGATTGCTGTCGTGGACTCCCGTGAAAGGAATCTCGAGGCCATGGTGGAGGTGGGCAAGATCCCCCATCCGGGCCGCGGCGCGAACTTCGAGGATCCCGAACACGGGCCAGTCTGGGCGACCAGCCACCTCGGTGACCCGACCATCCAGCTGATCGGAACCGATCCGGAAGGCCATCCAGACAAAGCCTGGAAAGTCGTTCGCACCCTGAACGGCCAGGGCGGTGGTTCGCTGTTCATCAAGACCCATCCCAAGTCCGACAACCTCTACGTGGACACCGCCCTGAACCCGGCCGAGCCGGTTAGCCAGAGCGTCGCGGTGTTCGACATCAACAACCTGGAGGCCGGCTACGACGTGCTGCCGATCGCCGAATGGGCGGATGTCGGCGAGGGTCCGAAACGGGTGGTTCAGCCGGAGTATAACGTCGCCGGTGACGAAGTCTGGTTCTCGGTCTGGAATGCCCAGGATCTGACCTCGGCCCTGGTGGTTGTCGATGACAAGACACGCAAGCTGAAGAAGGTGATCAAGGACGAGCGGCTGGTGACACCCACCGGCAAGTTCAACGTCTACAACACCCAGCACGACGTGTACTGACCCGTTTCCGGCCCGGAGGACAGATCAATGAGACTGGATAGTACTGACAAGCAACTGATTAACCTGTATCAGCGGGATCTCCCGGTGTGCGAGCGTCCCTACCTGGAGATGTCACGGCAACTGGGTATCTCCGAGGATGAGGTTATCGACCGCTTGCAGACCCTCCAGTCCGATCAGGTCGTCAGCCGGGTCGGACCCGTATTCGAACACCGGCGGGCAGGCGCCAGCCTGCTTGCCGCGGTGGCAGCGCCGGAGGAACAGATGGACCTGGTGGCTGCCCGTATCAATCGTGCGCCGGGAGTCAATCACAACTACGCCCGGGAGCACACCTACAATCTCTGGTTTGTCATGACCGCACCGGATGAAGACACTCTAGATGAGCGGCTCGACGAGCTGGAACACCAGCTGCGCCTGCCCATGCTGAGGTTGCCCATGGTCGAGGGCTACCACATCGATCTGGGTTTCGACATCGACTGGGAGGCGTTGCCGTGAACACCTCCATTGATTACCTGGCGGTGGTTCCGGAAGTGGCCGGCCAGGGGCCGATCAGCGCCTGGGGACTGCTACGGCTTCGACAGCAGCTGGAGCA is a genomic window containing:
- a CDS encoding PhnD/SsuA/transferrin family substrate-binding protein; the protein is MASSLPAGPMRLVCNCHEGRAALALAFGMAVSGGPAAAGAPSPLGISIESVTKVTAVARHRLTSFLAQAGCSADVRFGEPEQDVVLEYRLGETGSGNEPVLVATNRNGNRPTPVWVTRRTAGVGSIADLDGRDLATVAGPDPLGSRLALAALAKVGVKPARQQIYEAGDYSSALGLLLHNNTHAAVSEAGFVEPMLEKNGLVVTWAGKPVSAGGWYRGAGWNMSALLCEDAFTGLTRSGDRQIFAVFPEWVHGFGRPEGLNSEEVSQ
- a CDS encoding cytochrome D1 domain-containing protein, which codes for MVGLTGCQVFTPALPPHEPMGTGDLGLIIERATGSVLVINTSRHTLLGRVEGLGDLSHASVVYSRDGRYGYVFGRDGGLTKVDLLTRAIVNRVIQSGNSIGGAISQDGRFVAVSNYEPGGVKVFDSETLELVMNIPASYSDAEGKTVQSKTVGLVDAPGNRFVFSLFDADQIWTLDMAAPEPAVRRFDAGDAPYDALITPDGRHYIAGLFGEDGLSLLDLWNPEQGVTEILPDYGKGEQKLPVYKMPHLEGWAIADGRAFFPAVGHHQVLVAKMDDWSLVDRIPVQGQPVFVMASPDNRQIWVSFAHPKNDVVQVIDSQSRKIIRTLAPGEAVLHMEFTPRGEEVWVSARDSNRVTVYSTRTLEPVATLDAEKPSGIFFTSRAHALGL
- a CDS encoding cytochrome c; its protein translation is MGRRKGWKRELSLLAVCSLLLTPVTGAESRTQSDLANLVLQDCGSCHGMTLKGGLGPALRPENLERLPAEAIAAIIREGVPDTAMPPWKPLLAPEEIDWISRQLKAGTLVLQQ
- a CDS encoding cytochrome D1 domain-containing protein, with protein sequence MRVSRIIFKPLALAVAVASFGALAATDATKHPDDPASTAYEGTPSTVEPGSAKVVRSPGAPDLTDAEFEKAKKIYFQRCAGCHGVLRKGATGKPLTPDITQERGIDYLKAFISYGSPAGMPNWLTSGDLTEDEVELMAKYVMHEPPQPPEYSLEDMKATWEVVVPPEKRPTKQMNDLNLKNLFSVTLRDAGQIALIDGDTYEIAHIINTGYAVHISRMSASGRYLFVIGRDALVNMVDLWMEEPDTVAKIKVGMEARSVETSKYKGYEDKYAIAGTYWPPQFVIMDGETLEPKKIVGTRGMTVGAQEYHPEPRVAAIVASHEHPEFIVNVKETGKIMLVNYEDLDNMSVTTIDAARFLHDGGWDSSMRYFLTAANQSDKIAVVDSRERNLEAMVEVGKIPHPGRGANFEDPEHGPVWATSHLGDPTIQLIGTDPEGHPDKAWKVVRTLNGQGGGSLFIKTHPKSDNLYVDTALNPAEPVSQSVAVFDINNLEAGYDVLPIAEWADVGEGPKRVVQPEYNVAGDEVWFSVWNAQDLTSALVVVDDKTRKLKKVIKDERLVTPTGKFNVYNTQHDVY
- a CDS encoding AsnC family transcriptional regulator; its protein translation is MRLDSTDKQLINLYQRDLPVCERPYLEMSRQLGISEDEVIDRLQTLQSDQVVSRVGPVFEHRRAGASLLAAVAAPEEQMDLVAARINRAPGVNHNYAREHTYNLWFVMTAPDEDTLDERLDELEHQLRLPMLRLPMVEGYHIDLGFDIDWEALP